Proteins from a single region of Flavobacterium sp. K5-23:
- the priA gene encoding primosomal protein N', with translation MHFVEVILPLSLAKTFTYSVSEAEYHYIKKGMRLAVPFGKSKIYTALVIDIHQNKPTLYDAKEIHQILDEKPIVTEIQIAHWQWIASYYMCAIGDVYRGAMPSALLLESETLISQKTTTFVDESQLTDDEYLVFQALQLQSSLKIHEIIAILNKKNIFPVIQKMIDKNILVLQEEMQESYKPKLVRYLKLHSKYDSNQGLSELLETLKNANKQKEIVMAYFQLSASEKKPITVKKLVDAAGSTSAIVKALIDKEIFEDYLLQEDRVNFTGKTKEEQLQLSVVQNKAFEEINNSFIEKEVCLLHGVTSSGKTEIYIKLIEGYLHEGKQVLYLLPEIALTTQLVGRLRAYFGNKVAVFHSKYNNNERVEVWNQVLNNSVKAQIVIGARSALFLPFGNLGFIIVDEEHEQTFKQVDPAPRYHARDAAIVLANFHKAKVLLGSATPSIETYFNAKSEKYGLVEITERYGKVMMPDIKLVDLKDKYFRKQMKGHFSDVLIDEITAAVSLGEQVILFQNRRGYSPLLECMTCGHVPQCQQCDVSLTYHKHRNQLRCHYCGYSIAKPTHCHSCSSVDLTTKGFGTEQIQQELVTLFPDSKVGRMDQDTTRGKYGFEKIIDGFKNREFDILVGTQMLAKGLDFDNVSLVGIMNADNMLYHPDFRAFERSFQMMMQVSGRSGRSEKQGKVIIQTYNPDHNTIQQVASNNYAGMYKEQLYDRQIYKYPPYFRIIKLTLKQRDFDKLKEGAMWLYQVMSQNLDMPVLGPEEPGINRIRNEYIRTIIIKIPQNSSIGGTKKTIQKMLNSFDAVAQFRAIRVSINVDFY, from the coding sequence GGCAGTTCCTTTCGGGAAAAGTAAAATCTATACTGCTTTAGTTATAGATATTCATCAAAATAAACCCACTCTTTACGATGCTAAAGAAATTCATCAGATTCTTGATGAAAAACCAATCGTAACTGAAATCCAAATTGCCCATTGGCAATGGATTGCCTCCTATTATATGTGTGCCATTGGTGATGTGTATCGCGGTGCGATGCCAAGTGCTTTACTATTAGAGAGTGAAACGTTAATCTCACAGAAAACAACAACCTTTGTGGATGAAAGTCAGCTTACGGATGATGAGTATCTCGTTTTTCAGGCTTTACAGCTTCAATCCTCTCTTAAAATACACGAAATAATTGCTATTTTGAACAAGAAAAATATTTTTCCGGTCATTCAAAAAATGATCGACAAAAATATTTTAGTGTTACAGGAGGAAATGCAAGAAAGCTATAAGCCTAAATTAGTTCGTTATCTTAAATTGCATTCTAAATATGATTCAAATCAAGGGTTAAGTGAATTGTTAGAAACGCTCAAAAACGCCAACAAGCAAAAAGAAATTGTGATGGCGTATTTCCAATTGAGTGCTTCTGAAAAGAAGCCTATAACCGTAAAAAAACTGGTTGATGCTGCCGGTTCCACTTCGGCAATCGTTAAGGCCTTAATAGATAAAGAAATATTTGAGGATTATTTACTTCAAGAAGACCGAGTAAATTTTACGGGTAAAACTAAGGAAGAGCAACTTCAATTGAGCGTTGTGCAAAACAAAGCTTTCGAAGAGATAAATAACAGTTTTATAGAAAAAGAAGTGTGTCTTTTACACGGTGTGACATCCAGTGGTAAAACGGAAATTTATATTAAGCTTATTGAGGGATATCTTCATGAAGGAAAACAGGTTTTGTATTTATTACCGGAAATTGCATTAACGACTCAATTAGTAGGGAGATTACGCGCTTATTTTGGTAATAAAGTGGCTGTTTTTCATTCGAAATATAACAATAATGAACGGGTAGAAGTTTGGAATCAGGTATTGAATAACTCTGTGAAAGCTCAAATTGTTATTGGTGCAAGATCAGCTTTGTTTTTGCCCTTTGGGAATCTCGGATTTATAATTGTAGATGAAGAACACGAACAGACTTTTAAACAAGTTGATCCTGCGCCTCGCTATCACGCTCGTGATGCGGCAATAGTCTTGGCGAATTTTCATAAAGCTAAAGTATTGCTGGGATCGGCTACGCCAAGTATTGAAACTTATTTTAATGCAAAATCAGAAAAGTATGGTTTGGTTGAAATTACCGAAAGATACGGAAAGGTGATGATGCCAGATATTAAGTTGGTTGATCTTAAAGATAAATATTTCCGTAAACAAATGAAAGGGCATTTTAGCGATGTTCTTATTGATGAAATTACTGCTGCCGTATCTTTAGGAGAACAAGTCATTTTGTTTCAAAATAGAAGGGGTTATTCTCCTTTATTAGAGTGTATGACTTGTGGCCACGTACCTCAATGTCAACAGTGTGATGTAAGTTTAACTTATCATAAACATAGAAATCAGTTGCGTTGTCATTATTGCGGCTATTCAATTGCTAAACCTACCCATTGTCATAGTTGTTCCAGTGTTGATTTAACAACTAAAGGTTTTGGAACTGAGCAGATTCAGCAGGAATTGGTAACTCTTTTTCCGGATAGTAAGGTAGGGAGAATGGATCAGGATACGACAAGGGGAAAATACGGTTTCGAAAAAATAATTGACGGTTTTAAAAATAGGGAATTTGATATATTGGTAGGTACTCAAATGTTGGCCAAAGGACTCGATTTTGACAATGTCAGTTTAGTGGGAATAATGAATGCTGATAATATGTTGTATCATCCTGATTTCAGAGCTTTTGAAAGAAGTTTTCAAATGATGATGCAGGTGTCAGGACGTTCAGGCCGTTCAGAAAAACAAGGGAAAGTTATTATTCAAACTTATAATCCGGATCATAATACGATTCAACAGGTTGCTTCAAATAATTATGCAGGAATGTATAAGGAACAATTGTATGATCGTCAGATTTATAAGTACCCACCATATTTTAGAATTATCAAATTAACTTTAAAGCAACGTGATTTCGATAAGTTAAAGGAAGGGGCAATGTGGTTGTATCAAGTGATGAGTCAGAATCTAGATATGCCAGTTTTGGGTCCAGAGGAACCAGGAATAAACAGAATTAGGAATGAGTATATCCGAACGATAATTATTAAAATTCCACAAAATTCATCAATAGGAGGAACAAAAAAAACTATTCAGAAAATGCTAAATAGTTTTGATGCTGTTGCTCAGTTTAGAGCTATTAGAGTTTCGATAAATGTAGACTTCTATTAA
- a CDS encoding LytTR family DNA-binding domain-containing protein, with translation MKLNCVVVDDSSIQRMIIAKLVNNHPNLHLIGDFSNAIEAKSCMSIQNVDLIFLDIEMPVISGFDFLDGLKVKPQIIFITSKAEYAMKAFDYDATDYLQKPIAVDRFNASVKRAVDIHLYKKDNKEDEGEHIFIKSNLKKLKIFTSKIKWIEAFGDYVRVVTEDDSNLVLSTMKSFENDLPQNKFVRVHKSYIVNIDKIERFNSRFAEIGPTKIPLSRNKKEDLVKALSYE, from the coding sequence ATGAAACTAAATTGTGTAGTAGTAGATGATAGTTCTATTCAAAGAATGATCATCGCAAAGTTAGTTAATAATCATCCCAATCTACATCTAATTGGTGATTTTTCTAACGCAATCGAAGCCAAAAGCTGTATGTCTATCCAAAATGTAGACTTGATTTTTCTGGACATAGAAATGCCAGTTATAAGTGGTTTTGATTTTCTTGACGGTTTAAAAGTAAAACCCCAAATTATATTCATCACCTCTAAAGCAGAATATGCCATGAAGGCTTTTGATTATGATGCAACAGATTATTTACAAAAACCTATTGCCGTTGATCGTTTTAATGCCTCAGTAAAAAGAGCCGTTGACATACACTTGTACAAGAAAGACAACAAAGAGGATGAAGGAGAGCATATTTTCATCAAAAGCAATCTGAAAAAATTGAAGATATTCACTTCAAAAATCAAATGGATTGAAGCTTTTGGAGATTATGTACGTGTTGTTACAGAAGACGATAGCAACCTCGTTCTTTCGACTATGAAGTCGTTTGAAAATGATTTACCTCAAAATAAATTTGTTAGGGTTCATAAATCATACATTGTAAACATTGACAAAATAGAACGTTTTAATAGTAGATTTGCTGAGATAGGACCAACAAAAATCCCATTAAGCAGAAATAAAAAAGAAGACCTCGTAAAAGCATTATCATATGAATAA
- the rpsF gene encoding 30S ribosomal protein S6, protein MNHYETVFILNPVLSEVQVKETVSKFEDFLTSRGAEMVSKEDWGLKKMAYEIQNKKSGFYHLFEFKVAGEVLIAFETEFRRDERIMRFLTVSLDKHAISWAERRRTKLKSTKA, encoded by the coding sequence ATGAATCATTATGAAACTGTTTTCATTTTAAATCCCGTTTTATCTGAGGTTCAGGTAAAGGAAACAGTAAGCAAATTTGAAGATTTTCTTACTAGTAGAGGAGCTGAAATGGTATCTAAAGAGGATTGGGGCCTGAAAAAAATGGCTTACGAAATCCAAAACAAAAAAAGTGGTTTTTATCACTTATTCGAATTCAAAGTAGCAGGAGAAGTTCTTATTGCTTTTGAAACAGAATTTAGACGTGACGAGAGAATTATGCGTTTCTTGACTGTAAGTCTTGATAAACATGCTATTTCTTGGGCTGAAAGAAGAAGAACTAAACTTAAATCTACAAAAGCTTAA
- the rpsR gene encoding 30S ribosomal protein S18 — protein MATLQQSASGKKDGDIRYLTPLNIETNKQKKYCRFKKSGIKYIDYKDADFLLKFVNEQGKILPRRLTGTSLKYQRKVSVAVKRARHLAFMPYVADLLK, from the coding sequence ATGGCTACATTACAACAATCTGCTTCAGGAAAAAAAGACGGGGATATCAGATATCTTACGCCTTTAAATATAGAGACTAACAAACAAAAGAAATACTGTCGTTTCAAAAAATCAGGTATCAAATATATTGATTATAAAGATGCTGATTTCTTATTGAAATTCGTTAACGAACAAGGGAAAATTCTTCCTCGTCGTTTAACTGGAACTTCATTGAAATACCAAAGAAAAGTTTCTGTTGCTGTGAAAAGAGCACGTCACTTAGCTTTTATGCCATATGTGGCTGATTTACTAAAATAA
- the rplI gene encoding 50S ribosomal protein L9, with amino-acid sequence MELILKQDVQNLGFKDDIVSVKNGYGRNFLIPQGHAHLATSSAKKVLAENLKQRAHKEAKVVADAQALAETIKAIEIKITAKAGGEKLFGSITNIDIADALAKGGQVIDRKFITSGIVKRTGKYTANVRLHRDVIVELAYEIIAE; translated from the coding sequence ATGGAACTTATTTTAAAACAAGACGTTCAAAATTTAGGATTTAAAGATGATATTGTATCTGTGAAAAATGGTTACGGTCGTAACTTTTTAATTCCACAAGGTCACGCTCATTTAGCTACTTCTTCTGCAAAGAAAGTGTTAGCTGAAAACCTAAAACAAAGAGCACATAAAGAAGCTAAAGTTGTAGCAGATGCACAAGCATTAGCTGAAACTATTAAAGCTATCGAAATTAAAATTACTGCAAAAGCAGGTGGAGAAAAATTATTCGGTTCAATTACTAATATTGATATCGCTGATGCATTAGCAAAAGGTGGTCAAGTAATTGATAGAAAATTCATCACTAGCGGAATTGTTAAACGTACTGGTAAATATACTGCAAACGTACGTTTACACAGAGATGTAATAGTTGAATTAGCTTACGAAATCATAGCTGAATAA
- a CDS encoding carboxypeptidase regulatory-like domain-containing protein, with protein MKKIIALLFIVFGTHIMMGQTTTSSIKGIVKSSDAELLPGANVLAIHTPTGSKYSALSNADGRFNMLNMRIGGPYKVVVSFIGFQDQEFNDVYLELGKAFSLDVLLKDSSQELKEVKITTSKNKVFESGRTGAETTIGRRELAALPTISRSAEDFTRMEPSASGGSFGGRNDQYNSYSLNGAVFNNPFGLDAATPGGQTGSQPISLDAIDQIQVATAPYDVTLSGFTGASVNAVTKSGTNEFHGTAYSFFRNQDLTGSKIKGEKIFVPSLEQTQAGVSFGGPIIKDKLFFFANYEIDKRSDLGSNFVANNNNGSTDVNESRVLESDLMAVSNALNLLGYNPGAYQGFTHNSDSNKGVIKIDWNINDDHKLAVIYNFLNASKDKPAHPTALGFRGPNSSILQFEKSGYQINNELDSFLVELNSKFSETVSNKLQAGYTHFNDYRRPFSTPAPIINIQDGSGSNYIIAGHEPFSINNTLDQKVLQITNNLNYVTGDHTFTFGTSFEKYQFKNSFNLTAFENFGTFGTLGNYKGLFSPYSSVNEFLLDAAAPLATSFIKQNLIYAQNQSNSLNSFGVGEDKGFKLAELNVGQLAFYVQDDWNITEDFKLSLGLRADKPLYFDTADLIQKYINTDNGASRDNLKDYFDPETNAAVKLISTTLPSKSILWSPRLGFNWDVKGDRTLQVRGGTGIFTGKLPFVWLGNQVSGSDDGFFQIMDKDFKWPQVWRTSLGLDKKLADNYIVTLDLSYNKDINGVHVQNWGLRVPTSTLVGSDSRAIYRASDKGTNSAYVMTNSNKGSVFNTSVKVQKNFDNGLYASLAYNFLVAKDVNSIEAEITGDAFAFNPAVGNVNNAVLSNSKYGDRNRFIGIASKKWKYGTNDKWATTVSTFFEYAQGGRFNYIYGGDINNDGSGTNDLIYVPTTAQIAGMTFTGGPSQGVAYDKFISQDDYLSGRRGQYAERYGALSPWRGKWDFKFMQDYNFKISSSSEKKNTIQFSIDVLNLGNLLNSDWGIVQVPTNVQPIGVSVDPNTNIPTYTFNGTQTKTFNYDASLLSRWQAQFGIRYIF; from the coding sequence ATGAAAAAAATTATCGCTTTATTGTTTATTGTATTTGGAACCCATATTATGATGGGACAAACGACAACTTCTAGCATTAAGGGAATTGTAAAAAGTTCGGATGCTGAATTACTGCCAGGCGCAAATGTACTGGCTATTCATACACCAACAGGATCTAAATATTCCGCATTATCAAATGCTGATGGTAGATTTAATATGTTGAACATGAGAATAGGTGGGCCATACAAGGTCGTGGTTTCATTTATTGGTTTTCAAGATCAAGAATTCAACGATGTATATCTTGAATTAGGAAAAGCTTTTAGTTTAGACGTTCTTTTAAAAGATTCAAGTCAAGAACTTAAAGAAGTTAAAATTACAACTTCTAAAAACAAAGTATTTGAAAGCGGCCGTACTGGTGCAGAAACTACTATTGGAAGAAGAGAATTAGCTGCTTTGCCAACTATTTCCAGATCTGCTGAAGATTTTACACGTATGGAGCCAAGCGCAAGTGGTGGTTCTTTTGGTGGTAGAAATGATCAATACAATAGCTACTCTTTAAATGGTGCTGTTTTTAATAATCCTTTCGGATTAGATGCTGCAACTCCAGGAGGACAAACGGGGTCTCAACCTATTTCATTAGATGCTATCGACCAAATTCAGGTTGCTACTGCTCCTTATGATGTTACCTTGTCTGGTTTTACAGGTGCTTCGGTAAATGCTGTTACTAAATCAGGTACAAATGAATTTCACGGAACTGCTTATAGCTTTTTTAGAAATCAAGATTTAACTGGTAGTAAGATTAAAGGAGAAAAAATATTTGTTCCTTCATTAGAACAAACTCAAGCAGGTGTAAGTTTTGGTGGTCCAATTATCAAAGATAAATTGTTCTTTTTCGCCAATTATGAAATCGACAAAAGAAGTGATTTAGGATCTAATTTTGTTGCTAATAATAATAATGGTTCAACTGACGTAAATGAATCAAGAGTTTTAGAATCAGATTTAATGGCTGTTTCTAATGCGTTAAATTTATTAGGATACAACCCAGGTGCTTACCAAGGTTTTACTCATAACTCTGATTCTAATAAAGGAGTTATTAAGATTGACTGGAATATTAATGATGATCATAAACTAGCAGTTATTTATAATTTCTTGAATGCATCTAAAGACAAACCTGCTCACCCAACAGCTTTAGGGTTTAGAGGGCCAAATTCTTCTATTCTTCAATTTGAAAAATCGGGATATCAAATAAACAATGAATTAGATTCATTTTTAGTTGAATTAAATTCGAAATTCAGTGAAACTGTTTCGAATAAATTACAAGCAGGTTATACTCATTTTAATGACTATAGAAGACCTTTCTCAACTCCAGCTCCAATTATTAATATTCAGGATGGATCAGGTTCTAATTATATAATTGCAGGACACGAACCATTTTCTATTAACAATACATTAGATCAAAAGGTTCTTCAAATTACAAATAATTTGAATTATGTTACCGGAGATCATACTTTTACTTTTGGTACTTCATTTGAGAAATATCAATTTAAGAATTCATTTAACTTAACAGCTTTTGAAAATTTCGGAACTTTCGGAACTTTAGGAAATTATAAAGGTTTATTCAGCCCTTATTCAAGTGTTAATGAATTTTTATTAGATGCTGCAGCTCCTTTAGCTACAAGTTTTATTAAACAAAATCTTATTTATGCTCAAAACCAGTCTAATTCATTAAATTCTTTTGGAGTTGGTGAGGATAAAGGTTTTAAATTAGCTGAATTAAATGTTGGACAATTAGCATTTTATGTTCAAGACGATTGGAATATCACAGAAGATTTTAAATTATCTTTAGGTTTAAGAGCTGATAAGCCGTTGTATTTTGATACAGCTGATTTAATCCAAAAGTATATCAATACAGATAATGGTGCTTCAAGAGACAATCTAAAAGACTATTTTGATCCTGAAACTAATGCTGCGGTTAAATTAATTTCTACAACTTTACCAAGTAAAAGTATTCTATGGTCTCCAAGATTAGGATTCAATTGGGATGTTAAAGGGGATAGAACTTTACAAGTACGTGGTGGTACAGGTATCTTTACTGGGAAACTACCATTTGTATGGTTAGGTAATCAGGTAAGTGGTTCAGATGATGGTTTTTTCCAAATTATGGATAAAGATTTCAAATGGCCACAAGTTTGGAGAACAAGTTTAGGATTGGATAAAAAGTTGGCTGATAACTATATTGTTACTCTTGACTTATCATACAATAAAGATATTAACGGAGTTCACGTTCAAAACTGGGGATTAAGAGTTCCAACAAGTACTTTGGTTGGATCTGATTCAAGAGCTATTTACAGAGCTTCTGATAAAGGAACAAACAGTGCTTATGTAATGACAAATTCTAATAAAGGAAGTGTTTTCAATACTTCTGTTAAAGTTCAAAAGAACTTTGATAATGGTTTGTATGCTAGTTTAGCTTATAACTTTTTAGTTGCAAAAGATGTGAATTCTATTGAAGCTGAAATTACTGGTGATGCTTTTGCTTTTAATCCAGCTGTTGGAAATGTAAATAATGCAGTATTGTCTAATTCTAAATATGGAGACAGAAACCGTTTTATTGGTATTGCTTCTAAAAAATGGAAATACGGTACTAATGATAAATGGGCGACTACAGTTTCTACATTCTTTGAATATGCTCAAGGAGGTCGTTTTAATTATATTTATGGTGGAGACATCAATAATGATGGTTCTGGAACAAATGACTTAATTTATGTTCCAACAACTGCACAAATTGCTGGAATGACATTTACTGGAGGTCCAAGTCAAGGTGTTGCTTATGATAAATTCATTAGTCAAGATGATTATTTAAGTGGAAGAAGAGGACAGTATGCTGAGCGTTACGGAGCTTTATCTCCTTGGAGAGGAAAATGGGATTTTAAATTTATGCAAGATTATAACTTTAAAATATCTTCATCTTCTGAGAAAAAGAATACTATTCAATTCAGTATTGATGTGTTAAACTTAGGAAACTTACTTAACTCTGACTGGGGTATAGTGCAAGTACCTACAAATGTACAGCCAATAGGTGTTTCTGTTGATCCAAATACAAATATACCAACATATACATTTAACGGTACGCAGACTAAGACCTTTAATTATGACGCTAGTTTATTGTCAAGATGGCAAGCGCAATTTGGAATTAGATATATTTTCTAA
- a CDS encoding DUF6495 family protein produces MKYSRLTKEQFEELNQEFSNFLATQAIDKGEWDKIKAEKPEVAEQELDVFSDLIWEGVLTKTEYLEHFSKNHIFLFQSFDTHVQSIVLKSLDTDVDFLSKDGLQWLSDNMFTDTIEMKVGKKEFTEERNSSLFALIQQGAFLSDGQLFKQINSIIEA; encoded by the coding sequence ATGAAATACTCAAGATTAACAAAAGAACAGTTTGAGGAATTGAATCAGGAATTCAGTAACTTTTTAGCTACTCAGGCTATTGATAAAGGGGAATGGGATAAAATTAAAGCAGAGAAACCTGAAGTTGCTGAACAAGAATTAGATGTTTTTTCAGATTTGATTTGGGAAGGTGTTTTAACAAAAACCGAATATTTAGAACATTTTTCTAAGAACCATATATTTTTGTTTCAAAGTTTTGATACACATGTTCAATCAATTGTTCTTAAATCTTTAGACACTGATGTTGACTTTTTGTCTAAGGATGGATTGCAATGGTTGAGTGATAATATGTTCACAGATACCATTGAAATGAAAGTTGGAAAAAAGGAATTTACTGAAGAACGCAATAGTTCTCTTTTTGCATTAATTCAACAAGGCGCTTTTTTAAGTGATGGTCAATTATTCAAACAAATAAATTCAATTATTGAAGCTTAA
- the ligA gene encoding NAD-dependent DNA ligase LigA: MDIKQTIQNLREELNLHNYNYYVLDNPTISDYEFDMKLKELQGLEYKHPEYFDANSPSQRVGGTITKNFQTIPHEYRMYSLDNSYSKVDLLDWEIKIQKVLGDVPLEYTCELKYDGASISITYENGELKRALTRGDGFQGDDVTNNVKTIRSIPLKLKGNFPEKFDVRGEIILPFAGFEKMNQELIEIGETPYSNPRNTASGSLKLQNSAEVSKRPLDCLLYFLVGTNLPFNSQFEGLDNARKWGFKVPKEAKLANNMQEVFEFVDYWDVHRHTLPYETDGVVVKVNQLQYQDELGYTAKSPRWAIAYKFKSEQVSTKLNSISYQVGRTGAITPVANLEPVQLAGTIVKRASLHNADQIEKLDIRVGDEVFVEKGGEIIPKIIAVDLTKRPENSQKTIYITHCPECQSELIRNEGEANHYCPNFYGCPPQIIGRIQHYISRKAMDIEGLGGETVALLYNNGLVQNYADLYDLRVEQILPLERMAQKSAENLVNGVEVSKNIPFERVLYALGIRFVGETVAKKLAKHYKNIDALSKATFMDLVLVDEIGERIAQSLIEFFENIENRIIIERLKGYGLQFEVVEVINLNATDKLLGKTLVVSGVFEQYSRDDLKKAIEDNGGKVGSSISAKTDYVVAGENMGPAKLEKAKKLNIPIISETEFMELIYEN, translated from the coding sequence ATGGATATTAAACAAACCATCCAAAACTTAAGAGAAGAACTTAATCTTCATAATTATAATTATTACGTCTTAGATAATCCTACGATATCTGATTATGAGTTTGATATGAAATTGAAGGAGCTTCAAGGTTTGGAATATAAGCATCCTGAATATTTTGACGCTAATTCTCCTTCACAGCGTGTTGGAGGTACTATTACTAAAAATTTTCAAACTATTCCTCATGAATACCGAATGTATTCATTGGATAATTCCTACTCTAAAGTGGATTTGCTAGATTGGGAAATAAAAATTCAAAAAGTACTGGGAGATGTTCCCTTAGAATATACCTGTGAATTAAAATACGATGGAGCATCAATTAGCATAACCTATGAAAATGGGGAGCTAAAACGTGCCCTTACTAGAGGAGATGGTTTTCAGGGTGATGATGTAACTAATAATGTAAAAACAATTAGATCCATTCCATTAAAGCTTAAGGGAAACTTTCCTGAAAAATTTGATGTGCGCGGTGAAATTATTTTGCCTTTCGCTGGATTCGAAAAAATGAATCAAGAATTAATTGAAATAGGGGAAACTCCTTATTCTAATCCAAGAAATACAGCTTCTGGAAGTTTGAAATTACAAAACAGCGCGGAGGTTTCCAAGAGACCTTTAGATTGTTTATTGTATTTTCTAGTAGGTACTAATTTGCCTTTTAATTCCCAGTTTGAAGGTTTGGATAATGCACGGAAATGGGGTTTTAAAGTTCCTAAAGAGGCTAAACTTGCTAATAATATGCAAGAAGTTTTTGAGTTTGTTGATTATTGGGATGTACATCGTCATACACTTCCTTATGAAACCGATGGTGTTGTTGTAAAAGTAAATCAGCTACAGTATCAAGATGAATTGGGATATACCGCTAAATCACCTCGATGGGCAATTGCTTATAAATTCAAATCAGAACAAGTTTCTACAAAACTTAATTCCATTTCTTATCAAGTAGGAAGAACGGGTGCTATTACTCCAGTAGCTAATTTGGAACCAGTTCAATTAGCAGGAACCATTGTTAAAAGAGCGTCTTTGCATAATGCAGACCAAATTGAGAAATTAGATATCCGAGTAGGTGATGAAGTTTTTGTAGAAAAAGGAGGTGAAATTATACCCAAAATTATTGCTGTAGATTTAACTAAACGCCCTGAGAATTCACAAAAAACCATATATATTACGCATTGTCCAGAATGCCAGTCGGAATTAATACGCAATGAAGGGGAAGCGAATCATTATTGCCCTAATTTTTACGGCTGTCCTCCACAAATTATTGGTAGGATTCAACATTATATCTCGCGTAAAGCAATGGATATAGAAGGCCTTGGCGGGGAAACTGTTGCCTTGCTTTATAATAACGGATTGGTTCAAAACTATGCTGATTTGTATGATTTAAGAGTTGAACAAATTCTTCCTTTAGAAAGAATGGCGCAAAAATCAGCCGAAAATTTAGTCAATGGTGTCGAAGTTTCTAAAAACATTCCTTTCGAACGTGTATTGTATGCCCTTGGAATTCGTTTTGTAGGGGAAACAGTTGCTAAAAAATTAGCCAAGCATTACAAAAATATTGATGCATTAAGTAAGGCTACTTTTATGGATTTAGTATTAGTTGACGAAATAGGAGAGAGGATAGCCCAAAGCTTAATCGAATTTTTCGAAAATATTGAAAACAGAATAATTATAGAAAGGTTAAAAGGTTACGGACTACAGTTTGAAGTTGTTGAAGTAATTAATTTGAATGCCACTGATAAACTTTTAGGGAAGACCCTCGTTGTTTCAGGTGTTTTTGAGCAGTATTCAAGAGATGATTTAAAAAAAGCAATCGAAGATAATGGTGGGAAAGTGGGGAGTTCTATTTCTGCTAAAACGGATTATGTTGTAGCCGGAGAAAATATGGGTCCTGCAAAATTAGAAAAAGCAAAAAAACTAAATATCCCTATTATTTCTGAAACTGAATTTATGGAACTTATTTATGAAAACTAA
- the dapA gene encoding 4-hydroxy-tetrahydrodipicolinate synthase, translating to MQSLIGTGVALVTPFKEDFSIDTEALTRIVNFSVDGGIEYLVILGTTAENATLSQAEKELVIKTVVDSNKGRLPLVLGVGGNNTMKVVEELKTRDLSAFEAILSVSPYYNKPTQEGIYQHFKAVSEASPIPVIIYNVPGRTASNMLPATVLRLANDFKNIVAIKEAAGDIVQAMQIIKDKPKDFLVISGDDMIALPMVLAGGSGVISVIGQGFPKEFSEMIRLGLNHKVVDAYKIHYLLADSIDMIFEQGNPAGIKQLFQALGIAENTVRLPLVKVDESLANRLSEFVEKIYK from the coding sequence ATGCAATCATTAATAGGAACTGGTGTTGCCCTTGTAACTCCATTTAAAGAAGATTTTTCAATAGATACTGAGGCATTGACAAGAATTGTTAATTTTTCAGTAGATGGTGGAATTGAATATTTGGTAATATTAGGTACAACGGCAGAAAACGCCACTTTATCACAAGCAGAAAAAGAATTAGTGATAAAGACGGTTGTAGATAGTAACAAAGGGAGATTGCCTTTAGTACTTGGGGTAGGTGGTAATAACACAATGAAAGTAGTTGAAGAACTTAAAACAAGGGATTTATCTGCATTTGAAGCAATTCTTTCAGTTTCGCCATATTATAATAAACCAACACAGGAAGGGATTTATCAACATTTTAAAGCGGTATCCGAAGCTTCTCCAATTCCAGTTATAATATACAATGTGCCTGGTAGAACAGCGAGTAATATGTTGCCTGCAACCGTTTTGCGCCTAGCTAATGATTTCAAGAATATTGTTGCTATAAAAGAAGCTGCCGGTGACATTGTACAAGCAATGCAAATTATAAAAGACAAACCAAAAGATTTTCTTGTAATTTCAGGGGATGATATGATTGCTTTACCAATGGTTTTAGCAGGTGGTTCGGGTGTTATTTCCGTAATTGGACAGGGATTTCCAAAAGAATTTTCTGAAATGATTCGTTTAGGATTAAATCACAAGGTGGTTGATGCCTATAAAATTCACTATCTTTTAGCTGATAGCATTGACATGATTTTTGAGCAGGGGAATCCTGCAGGAATCAAACAGTTGTTTCAGGCATTGGGTATAGCGGAAAACACAGTGCGTTTGCCTTTGGTAAAAGTAGATGAATCTTTGGCCAATAGATTAAGTGAATTCGTTGAGAAAATATATAAATAA